Proteins encoded together in one Phycisphaerae bacterium window:
- a CDS encoding IclR family transcriptional regulator translates to MHNTLLKGIVILEALAGEAREFSLAELAELTGLGKSQACRLLKTLVEQGYVVQNAGTRSYRIGLRTLELSASILERMEVRRAGLAYLHDLSDRTRSPSYLGVGHLGKVLIVETAYPAGVYSASSPGFGSTLPLHDSAMGRAMLAEMSVEERLRHVPGSADEGLAAAIEEARRTGVAVIVRERGDGSSVVGVAAVVRNCRGAVIAALGASTDKEDWDQRDQEAYKRAVVKAAAGLSFAMGHAAGRLTLEGFSV, encoded by the coding sequence ATGCACAATACTTTATTAAAAGGGATAGTTATACTAGAGGCTCTGGCGGGTGAGGCGCGGGAGTTCAGTTTGGCCGAGCTGGCGGAGCTGACGGGGCTGGGTAAGAGTCAGGCCTGCCGATTGCTCAAGACGCTGGTCGAGCAGGGGTACGTGGTTCAGAACGCTGGGACGCGGTCGTACCGGATCGGGCTTCGGACGCTGGAGCTTTCGGCGTCGATTCTGGAGCGGATGGAGGTTCGGCGGGCGGGGCTGGCGTATCTGCACGATCTGTCGGATCGGACCAGGTCGCCGAGCTATCTGGGCGTTGGGCATCTTGGCAAGGTGCTGATCGTGGAGACGGCGTATCCGGCGGGCGTATATAGCGCCAGTTCACCGGGGTTTGGCAGCACGTTGCCGCTGCACGATTCGGCGATGGGCCGGGCCATGCTGGCGGAGATGTCGGTTGAGGAACGGCTGCGGCATGTTCCCGGTTCGGCGGATGAGGGTCTGGCGGCGGCGATTGAGGAGGCGCGGCGGACGGGCGTGGCGGTGATCGTGCGGGAGAGGGGCGATGGTTCGTCGGTGGTCGGCGTGGCGGCGGTGGTTCGGAACTGCCGCGGCGCGGTGATCGCGGCGTTGGGGGCGTCGACGGACAAGGAAGACTGGGATCAGCGGGATCAGGAAGCGTACAAGCGCGCGGTAGTTAAGGCGGCGGCCGGTCTGTCGTTCGCTATGGGCCATGCCGCCGGTCGACTTACTCTGGAGGGCTTTTCGGTATGA
- the msrA gene encoding peptide-methionine (S)-S-oxide reductase MsrA — MNEHKDRSPASQPAGQNHESNVETATFAAGCFWGVEAAFRNVEGVVETTVGYTGGHVENPLYEVVCTGRTGHAEAVQVRFDPSRGSYEQLLELFWNLHDPTTPNRQGPDVGTQYRSAIFFHSPEQEAAAKASKERLEESGRYKGPVVTQIVPAGDFYPAEDYHQQYLEKRGLASCHINLKSDR; from the coding sequence ATGAACGAGCACAAGGATCGGTCGCCCGCGTCGCAGCCGGCCGGGCAGAACCATGAGAGTAACGTCGAGACCGCGACCTTTGCGGCTGGGTGTTTTTGGGGCGTCGAGGCGGCGTTCCGCAACGTCGAGGGCGTGGTCGAGACGACGGTCGGCTACACCGGCGGGCACGTGGAGAATCCGTTGTACGAAGTCGTGTGCACGGGTCGGACCGGGCACGCGGAGGCGGTGCAGGTCCGCTTCGATCCCAGCCGGGGCAGTTATGAGCAGCTTCTTGAGCTGTTCTGGAATCTGCACGATCCGACGACGCCGAACCGTCAGGGGCCGGACGTGGGCACGCAGTATCGTTCCGCCATCTTCTTTCATAGTCCGGAGCAGGAGGCAGCGGCGAAGGCCTCGAAGGAGCGGCTTGAGGAGTCCGGGCGGTATAAGGGTCCTGTCGTGACTCAGATCGTGCCCGCGGGCGATTTCTACCCGGCTGAGGACTATCACCAGCAGTATCTGGAGAAGCGCGGGCTGGCTTCGTGCCACATCAACCTGAAGTCCGACCGGTGA
- a CDS encoding DUF456 domain-containing protein, with protein MFYLWAVLLVVANTVSLGLGLLGIPGNWLMLLCTGIFAWAYWGDQPFARATLIVLLALALFGELLEFFSAAVAVRTVGGTRRGAVGAIVGGILGGLVFTGLIPIPVLGTVIGACLGAFAGAWVMELSAGKGLEESVRAGAGAGIGHFIGINLKFLVGIVMWIIITIALLWP; from the coding sequence ATGTTCTACCTCTGGGCGGTCCTGCTCGTTGTGGCCAACACGGTCTCGCTGGGTCTTGGGCTGTTGGGCATTCCGGGGAACTGGCTGATGCTGTTGTGTACCGGGATTTTCGCCTGGGCCTACTGGGGCGATCAGCCGTTCGCCCGGGCCACGCTGATCGTGCTGCTGGCCCTGGCGCTGTTCGGTGAATTGCTGGAGTTCTTCTCCGCAGCGGTGGCCGTCCGAACCGTCGGCGGCACGCGGCGCGGGGCGGTCGGGGCCATTGTGGGCGGGATTCTGGGCGGGCTGGTCTTTACCGGGCTTATTCCGATTCCCGTTCTGGGCACGGTGATCGGGGCCTGTCTGGGGGCGTTTGCCGGGGCGTGGGTCATGGAACTCTCGGCGGGGAAAGGACTTGAGGAATCCGTGCGTGCCGGTGCGGGGGCGGGGATCGGGCATTTCATCGGGATCAACCTCAAGTTTCTGGTTGGGATCGTGATGTGGATCATCATCACCATCGCCCTCCTGTGGCCGTGA
- a CDS encoding LysM peptidoglycan-binding domain-containing protein: protein MLYKTIMTMTCLALVFGLYGCNAQDQTADGEAAQIVWYYQVKATDNSFAEIAEKVYGDPQYAPLIAEANPTVEESALAVGDRLMIKSRTDTEGRVVEPRGCDRKKIY from the coding sequence ATGCTCTACAAGACAATCATGACGATGACCTGCCTGGCCCTGGTGTTCGGCCTCTACGGGTGCAACGCCCAAGACCAGACAGCCGACGGCGAGGCCGCCCAGATCGTCTGGTACTACCAGGTCAAGGCGACCGACAACAGCTTTGCCGAAATCGCCGAGAAGGTCTACGGCGACCCCCAGTACGCCCCGCTGATCGCCGAAGCCAACCCGACCGTCGAGGAAAGCGCCCTGGCCGTCGGCGACCGCCTGATGATCAAGTCGCGAACCGACACCGAAGGCCGAGTAGTCGAGCCGCGAGGCTGCGACCGAAAGAAAATCTACTAG